One genomic segment of Rubeoparvulum massiliense includes these proteins:
- the codB gene encoding cytosine permease translates to MQQKVDKDFSLQAVPTGSRVGFWNMLVVMLGLTFFSASMWSGGTLGTGLTFNQFMLAVIGGNLILGIYTGALGYIAARTGLSTHLLARYSFGEKGSYLASFMLGGTQVGWFGVGLAMFALPVHKVTDINVFLLIAIAGILMTATAYFGMKSLTILSFIAVPAIAVLGSVSAFKAADSIGGLAGLMQYQPTEAISMAAALTIAVGSFISAGTLTPDFTRFSNNKKTGVITTVIAFLVGNSLMFLFGAIGAIATGQSDISEVMFLQGLIVPAIIILGLNIWTTNDNAIYASSLGFSNITKIPKNKVVIFNGIVGTIFAMWLYNNFVGWLSFLGSTLPSIGAIILADYFIIKKGEYAPFEKMSFQAVNWIALVAWGLGIVAAKYLPGIPPINGLLGTAITYVGLTYLSHAVFASNHEPVALQVEKQVR, encoded by the coding sequence ATGCAACAGAAGGTAGACAAGGATTTTTCATTACAGGCCGTACCTACAGGTAGTCGAGTTGGATTCTGGAATATGTTAGTGGTAATGCTAGGCTTAACCTTCTTCTCTGCCAGTATGTGGTCCGGTGGGACATTGGGAACAGGCTTAACATTCAACCAATTCATGTTGGCTGTGATTGGGGGGAATCTGATTCTCGGAATCTATACCGGCGCACTAGGCTATATTGCTGCACGCACCGGCTTGTCCACCCACTTACTCGCTCGTTACTCCTTCGGGGAAAAAGGCTCTTATCTGGCATCCTTCATGCTAGGAGGAACACAGGTAGGTTGGTTCGGCGTTGGGTTAGCCATGTTTGCTCTTCCTGTACACAAGGTGACGGATATCAATGTCTTTCTCTTAATTGCAATCGCTGGTATTCTCATGACCGCAACAGCTTACTTCGGCATGAAGTCGCTGACCATCTTAAGCTTTATCGCTGTACCTGCCATCGCCGTACTTGGTAGTGTCTCTGCTTTCAAGGCAGCAGACTCCATCGGTGGATTAGCCGGACTTATGCAATATCAACCAACAGAGGCCATCTCCATGGCAGCGGCACTCACCATCGCTGTCGGGTCCTTCATTAGCGCAGGGACGCTAACACCCGACTTCACTCGATTCTCTAATAATAAGAAAACCGGTGTTATCACTACTGTGATTGCCTTCTTGGTAGGGAACTCACTGATGTTCCTCTTTGGTGCCATCGGCGCGATTGCTACAGGACAATCCGATATCTCTGAAGTGATGTTCCTTCAAGGCTTAATCGTACCTGCCATCATCATCCTCGGTCTGAACATCTGGACGACCAACGATAACGCCATCTATGCATCCAGCCTTGGTTTCTCCAACATCACCAAGATTCCAAAGAATAAAGTGGTGATTTTCAATGGTATTGTGGGTACAATTTTCGCCATGTGGTTATACAATAACTTCGTAGGCTGGTTATCCTTCCTTGGCTCTACGCTACCATCTATCGGTGCCATCATTCTTGCAGATTACTTCATCATTAAAAAAGGGGAGTACGCCCCCTTCGAAAAGATGAGCTTTCAAGCTGTGAACTGGATTGCCCTAGTAGCATGGGGACTTGGGATTGTGGCAGCCAAGTATCTACCTGGCATTCCACCTATCAATGGCTTACTTGGAACAGCCATCACCTATGTGGGATTAACCTATTTAAGTCATGCAGTATTTGCTTCCAATCATGAACCGGTTGCACTACAAGTAGAGAAGCAGGTGAGATAA
- a CDS encoding cytosine deaminase, with protein sequence MLVKNAKLRGQEGLWDLLIQNGEFVRIGKGLEAPQAEILDLGGNLLLPPFVEPHIHLDTTLTAGEPAWNQSGTLFEGIERWAERKEMLTLHDVKERAKTALKWQIAQGIQYVRTHVDVTDPSLTALRALLEVKAEMAPYVQLQIVAFPQEGILSYPHGEELLEEALRLGADVVGGIPHYEFTREYGVESMKKVFALAKKYDRLIDVHCDEIDDEQSRFVEVVAAEALRYGMGERVTASHTTAMHSYNDAYTSKLFRLLKLSNINFVANPLVNIHLQGRFDSYPKRRGITRVKEMLQANINVCFGHDDIMDPWYPMGTGNMLQVLQMGLHVTQLMGYEQIVKGIDLITTHSAKTLQVEGEYGIEEGKPANFIVLDAEDEFEAVRRQAAVRYSVRQGKMIAETVPARSRIQLGNGLEEIRFCK encoded by the coding sequence ATGCTGGTTAAGAATGCAAAGCTTCGTGGTCAAGAGGGATTATGGGATCTACTTATTCAGAATGGGGAATTTGTCAGAATCGGAAAGGGGCTTGAAGCTCCGCAAGCAGAGATTCTGGACCTTGGAGGCAATTTGCTTTTGCCTCCGTTTGTAGAGCCTCATATTCATCTTGATACTACATTAACAGCTGGGGAGCCGGCGTGGAATCAGAGTGGCACCTTATTCGAAGGGATCGAGCGCTGGGCAGAGCGGAAAGAAATGCTCACATTGCATGATGTGAAGGAACGTGCTAAAACAGCGCTCAAATGGCAAATTGCTCAAGGTATTCAGTATGTACGTACTCATGTAGATGTAACCGACCCATCATTAACAGCCTTACGCGCGCTGTTGGAAGTGAAAGCAGAGATGGCCCCTTATGTACAGCTTCAGATCGTGGCTTTTCCCCAAGAAGGAATTCTCTCTTACCCCCATGGTGAGGAGCTCTTGGAGGAAGCCCTGCGTCTCGGCGCTGATGTGGTAGGGGGAATTCCTCACTATGAGTTCACACGAGAATATGGTGTAGAGTCCATGAAGAAGGTCTTTGCTCTCGCTAAGAAATATGATCGACTCATCGATGTTCACTGCGATGAAATTGATGATGAGCAATCGCGTTTTGTGGAGGTGGTAGCAGCAGAGGCGCTACGCTATGGCATGGGAGAACGAGTCACAGCAAGCCATACCACCGCCATGCATTCGTATAATGATGCCTATACCTCCAAGCTCTTCCGTTTGTTGAAGCTATCGAATATCAACTTCGTGGCCAACCCCTTGGTGAATATTCATCTGCAGGGGCGCTTCGATTCCTATCCAAAACGGCGTGGCATTACCCGGGTGAAGGAGATGCTTCAAGCCAATATCAATGTCTGCTTCGGTCATGATGACATTATGGATCCTTGGTACCCGATGGGAACGGGGAATATGCTGCAGGTCTTGCAAATGGGACTCCATGTGACTCAGCTCATGGGGTATGAGCAGATCGTGAAGGGGATCGATTTGATCACAACCCATAGTGCCAAGACCCTACAGGTTGAAGGGGAGTACGGAATCGAAGAAGGGAAGCCCGCCAACTTCATCGTACTAGATGCAGAGGATGAGTTCGAAGCGGTACGGCGCCAAGCAGCAGTTCGCTATTCCGTTCGGCAGGGAAAGATGATTGCAGAGACAGTGCCGGCTCGGAGTCGTATTCAATTAGGGAATGGGCTGGAAGAGATTCGTTTTTGCAAGTAA
- a CDS encoding CPBP family intramembrane glutamic endopeptidase: MTLAPIVEEFIFRGVILNRLKVKYNVVAAIFVSASIFGILHFDLNLQGRFFFGVLSAILFIETKNIINCILLHILHNASIFVFPIISKYTDISISDSNEVVLGTLVMVILGCYFLSTILNIRYIKHNLPR; encoded by the coding sequence ATCACCTTAGCTCCCATCGTTGAAGAATTCATCTTTCGAGGTGTGATCTTGAATCGGCTGAAAGTAAAATATAATGTTGTTGCTGCAATTTTTGTTTCAGCAAGCATCTTTGGAATCCTCCATTTTGATCTCAATCTACAAGGTCGATTCTTTTTTGGTGTATTAAGTGCGATCCTATTCATTGAAACGAAGAATATTATAAACTGCATTCTCTTACATATCCTGCACAATGCAAGTATCTTTGTCTTCCCGATTATCTCGAAATATACGGATATTTCAATTAGTGATTCCAATGAAGTTGTATTAGGTACACTGGTAATGGTGATTTTGGGTTGCTATTTCTTATCTACCATCTTGAATATTCGTTATATCAAACACAATCTACCACGGTAG
- the recQ gene encoding DNA helicase RecQ translates to MLQQAQDYLKKYFGYTSFRKGQDQIIANIIAGKDTLGIMPTGGGKSICYQIPALIFPGITIVISPLISLMKDQTDTLTALGIPATFINSTLSQGEVNQRLGQADDGRYKLLYIAPERFESELFFSWIRSLPISMFAIDEAHCISQWGHDFRPSYQTIASVIEALPNRPIISAFTATATPEVIRDIETILDLKGNTFITGFQRENLVYSVVRGENKRDVVLQVLEDNPDQSGIIYASTRKEVQLLYDFLLLKGYRAGMYHGGMNEQERERNQDQFIYDEIQVMVATNAFGMGIDKSNVRFVIHYNLPKNMEAYVQEAGRAGRDGEPSQCILLFHPQDIQIQKFLIEQSVSHEERKKQEYEKLQIMVDYCHTQQCLSNYILQYFGETGHEECGTCSNCSEESELVDRTIEAQKVFSCIVRMQERYGVTMIAKVLKGSLDKKLLQFRLHHLSTYGLLKQHTEKEISDFIHWLVAEDYLMLAGGKFPIVKLRPPAKAVLLRQESVYRKVRKRKQVFAQDEVLFQHLRELRKQLAEEAQVPPYVIFADSTLREMCESLPGNRMDMLNVKGVGEVKYEKYGAQFLAVIQSYLQEHP, encoded by the coding sequence ATGCTACAGCAAGCACAGGATTATCTAAAAAAATATTTTGGCTATACAAGCTTTCGTAAAGGACAAGACCAAATCATCGCCAATATTATCGCTGGTAAGGATACACTTGGAATTATGCCTACAGGTGGAGGAAAATCCATCTGCTATCAGATTCCAGCTCTCATCTTTCCAGGCATTACCATCGTGATCTCACCCTTGATTTCCCTCATGAAGGATCAGACCGATACCTTAACTGCACTAGGCATCCCGGCTACCTTCATCAATAGCACCTTATCCCAAGGAGAAGTGAATCAACGTCTCGGTCAGGCCGATGATGGTCGCTATAAACTCCTCTATATTGCACCGGAACGGTTTGAGTCGGAACTATTTTTCTCATGGATTCGGTCACTTCCGATCTCCATGTTCGCCATTGATGAGGCCCACTGTATTTCTCAATGGGGCCATGATTTTCGCCCAAGCTATCAGACGATCGCCTCCGTAATAGAAGCGCTACCCAATCGCCCCATTATCTCAGCATTTACAGCCACAGCGACGCCGGAGGTTATCCGAGATATTGAGACCATTTTGGACCTCAAAGGGAATACCTTCATCACGGGATTCCAACGAGAGAATCTGGTCTATTCGGTGGTCCGTGGTGAGAATAAGCGCGACGTTGTCCTTCAAGTACTGGAGGATAATCCCGATCAATCCGGGATCATCTATGCCTCCACGCGGAAAGAGGTCCAATTGCTTTATGACTTTTTACTGCTGAAGGGGTATCGTGCTGGCATGTACCACGGAGGTATGAATGAGCAGGAAAGGGAGCGGAATCAAGACCAATTTATCTATGATGAGATTCAAGTGATGGTGGCGACCAATGCATTTGGAATGGGGATCGACAAGTCCAATGTCCGTTTCGTCATCCACTATAATCTCCCGAAGAATATGGAGGCCTATGTTCAGGAAGCAGGGAGGGCAGGGCGAGATGGTGAGCCAAGCCAATGTATCCTCCTCTTTCATCCCCAGGATATTCAGATCCAGAAGTTTCTCATCGAGCAATCAGTGAGCCATGAAGAACGAAAAAAGCAGGAGTATGAGAAATTACAGATCATGGTGGACTACTGCCATACTCAGCAATGCTTAAGCAATTATATTCTCCAATATTTTGGTGAAACAGGACATGAGGAGTGTGGAACCTGTAGTAATTGCAGTGAAGAGTCAGAGCTCGTAGATCGAACCATCGAGGCGCAGAAGGTATTTTCCTGTATTGTTCGGATGCAGGAGCGCTATGGCGTCACCATGATCGCCAAGGTGTTGAAGGGCTCCTTGGATAAAAAGCTTCTCCAGTTCCGCTTACATCATCTTTCAACCTATGGCTTACTAAAGCAGCATACTGAGAAGGAGATCAGCGATTTCATACATTGGCTGGTGGCGGAAGATTATTTAATGCTGGCTGGTGGAAAGTTCCCCATTGTTAAGCTCCGTCCTCCTGCCAAAGCAGTCTTGCTTAGACAGGAGTCAGTTTATCGGAAGGTGCGGAAGCGAAAACAAGTGTTCGCCCAGGATGAAGTGCTATTCCAGCATTTGCGCGAGCTCCGTAAGCAACTGGCTGAAGAAGCACAGGTACCACCCTATGTGATTTTCGCCGATAGTACCTTACGTGAAATGTGTGAGTCTCTTCCCGGAAATCGTATGGACATGTTGAATGTCAAAGGTGTTGGAGAGGTGAAGTATGAAAAGTATGGAGCACAATTTTTAGCAGTGATCCAGTCTTATCTCCAGGAACATCCTTAG
- a CDS encoding LLM class flavin-dependent oxidoreductase, which produces MYRKQLAEIPLSILDLSPISEGKTAADAFHNSLDLAQHGDDWGFQRYWVAEHHNTPSVGSSATSVLIGYIAGGTKRIRVGSGGIMLPNHAPLMIAEQFGTLESLYPGRIDLGLGRAPGTDQITARALRRDRNGGQSFPDLLAELMAYFQPAEGDPVRAIPGEGMEIPIWLLGSSDFSARLAGELGLPFAFAGHFSPDFILPALEIYRHHFRPSTVLEQPYAMVGVNVIAADHDDEAQYLATSLYQSFLQLVRRTPKPIQPPVKNLDALWDSFERDAVERSLSSTIIGGPETVQQKLQALLDATQADEIMINTSTYEHTDRIHSYEIVKKIWR; this is translated from the coding sequence ATATATAGAAAACAACTGGCAGAGATTCCATTGTCCATTTTAGATTTATCCCCCATCTCTGAAGGGAAGACAGCTGCAGATGCCTTCCACAATAGTCTTGACTTAGCTCAGCATGGAGATGACTGGGGATTCCAACGCTATTGGGTAGCAGAGCATCATAACACACCTTCTGTAGGGAGCTCGGCAACCTCTGTGCTTATCGGTTATATTGCAGGCGGTACAAAACGGATTCGCGTTGGCTCTGGTGGAATCATGTTGCCGAATCATGCACCTTTGATGATTGCTGAACAGTTTGGTACACTAGAATCCCTCTACCCTGGACGGATCGACTTGGGACTTGGTCGTGCCCCTGGTACGGATCAGATCACGGCTCGGGCACTTCGCCGCGATCGCAATGGAGGTCAAAGCTTCCCTGATTTATTGGCAGAGTTAATGGCTTATTTTCAACCAGCAGAAGGAGATCCAGTGCGAGCGATCCCAGGTGAAGGAATGGAGATTCCCATATGGCTCTTAGGATCCAGTGATTTTAGCGCCCGCTTAGCAGGAGAATTGGGTCTACCCTTCGCCTTTGCAGGTCATTTCTCACCAGATTTTATTTTACCTGCATTGGAGATCTATCGTCATCATTTTCGACCTTCCACTGTTTTAGAACAACCATATGCCATGGTGGGAGTCAATGTCATCGCCGCGGATCATGATGATGAAGCTCAATATCTCGCTACATCCCTCTACCAAAGCTTTCTCCAGCTTGTTCGGCGAACGCCCAAACCCATCCAACCTCCTGTAAAGAATCTTGATGCGCTCTGGGACTCCTTTGAGCGGGATGCTGTTGAACGCTCCTTAAGCTCCACGATTATTGGTGGTCCTGAAACAGTACAACAGAAGCTGCAAGCCTTATTGGATGCCACGCAAGCTGATGAAATCATGATTAATACCTCCACCTATGAGCATACAGATCGAATCCATAGTTATGAGATTGTGAAGAAGATATGGCGTTAG
- a CDS encoding MFS transporter, whose protein sequence is MIIVLLTYILAALSLFLLPNSMHHNITQHSARQSSFIEHFTDGVRYLRRHSILHQLLSMMFIGQLVFHTSIAFLSIYTAEYLNETAKIYGFLEATISIGGIIAGILGTWRWRISKERLAIFAFLIVFMSLFVMSITPFLAGAFLGILLLGIGTTWIRVLLQSVQQMATHSAYHGRMASFRMVCNQGSVVISAPVIGWIATEYGVHLAYAALLIPVSIGLLISLYVRRQAQFQELTRTISC, encoded by the coding sequence ATGATCATCGTTTTACTTACATATATCTTGGCAGCCCTTTCTCTGTTTCTTCTCCCAAATTCAATGCATCACAACATTACTCAGCATAGCGCAAGACAATCATCTTTTATTGAACACTTCACAGATGGCGTACGATATTTGAGGAGACATTCAATACTACACCAGCTCCTTAGCATGATGTTTATCGGTCAATTAGTTTTTCATACTAGTATCGCATTTCTATCGATCTACACAGCTGAATATCTGAACGAAACAGCTAAAATCTATGGATTCTTAGAAGCTACCATATCCATCGGAGGCATTATCGCTGGGATCTTGGGGACTTGGCGGTGGAGAATAAGTAAAGAACGACTGGCTATCTTTGCATTCCTCATTGTCTTTATGAGCCTTTTTGTTATGAGCATCACTCCATTCTTAGCAGGTGCATTTTTGGGGATTCTTCTTTTGGGAATCGGCACAACCTGGATTCGTGTACTATTACAATCTGTTCAGCAAATGGCAACCCATTCTGCTTATCATGGCCGTATGGCAAGCTTTCGCATGGTCTGTAATCAAGGTTCCGTTGTAATCAGTGCGCCGGTTATCGGTTGGATTGCCACCGAGTATGGTGTTCATTTGGCTTATGCCGCTCTATTAATTCCAGTGAGTATTGGACTTCTTATTTCTCTCTATGTTCGAAGACAAGCGCAATTTCAAGAGTTAACGAGAACGATATCGTGCTAG
- the abc-f gene encoding ribosomal protection-like ABC-F family protein, with protein sequence MIILATNQISKDYGFQPILKKVSIEVHSNDRIGIVGPNGAGKTTLFRILQGMELPDRGEIYLAKGKQVAYLPQSPDYPEEWTGRDVIQSAFQEVLKIAEELRFLETEMADPNCPPKKMEQLLQKYQMLHDEFEHHHGYEMEVRMDQVIHGLKIPEAQLVTPFQQLSGGEKTKIGLARLLCVQSDLLLLDEPTNHLDVDSMEWLEGFLKQYDGAVLVISHDRYFLDHVAQQIYEIDGGELTKYTGNYRAYVQEREARILREFAQYEEQQKKIKKMQETIKRLKEWGNRSNPPNEAFHRRAKSMEKALARIERIERPRLEQEKMGLTFQKTDRSGQDVIWVENLTKRMDEKVLFDQAHLKIRYGERKALLGPNGSGKTTLIKMLLKEIEPDEGMIRLGSSVKVGYLSQQAIEGEPNRTVLDVFHEVVPLPEGEARNRLAQFMFYGANVFKKVGNLSGGERMRLRLAQLMDQEINLLILDEPTNHLDIPARETLEEALEQYRGTLLIVSHDRYFLQKVVDGVVWIEDQQLLHDLGSYEEARVKQIERRKLSPSSL encoded by the coding sequence ATGATCATATTAGCAACCAACCAAATTAGCAAGGATTATGGCTTTCAGCCCATATTAAAGAAGGTCAGCATAGAAGTTCATTCCAATGACCGCATCGGTATTGTAGGACCCAATGGAGCAGGAAAAACAACGCTTTTTCGAATTCTACAAGGTATGGAACTACCTGATCGCGGTGAAATCTATTTAGCGAAGGGGAAACAGGTCGCCTATCTACCTCAATCACCTGATTATCCAGAAGAGTGGACAGGACGGGATGTAATTCAGAGTGCATTTCAGGAAGTCCTGAAAATTGCAGAGGAGCTTCGCTTCCTAGAGACGGAGATGGCAGACCCCAACTGTCCCCCAAAGAAAATGGAGCAACTACTCCAAAAATATCAGATGCTCCACGATGAATTTGAGCATCATCATGGCTATGAAATGGAGGTCCGTATGGATCAGGTGATTCATGGCCTGAAAATACCTGAGGCACAATTGGTAACCCCATTTCAGCAATTGAGTGGGGGAGAGAAGACGAAGATCGGGTTAGCTCGTCTCCTCTGTGTGCAAAGCGATCTTCTGCTATTGGATGAGCCAACCAATCACTTAGATGTGGATAGCATGGAATGGCTGGAAGGCTTTCTTAAGCAATATGATGGTGCGGTATTGGTCATATCCCATGATCGTTATTTCCTTGATCATGTTGCGCAACAGATCTATGAAATAGATGGTGGCGAGCTCACAAAATACACAGGGAATTATCGTGCCTATGTACAAGAACGAGAAGCACGCATACTTCGTGAGTTTGCCCAGTATGAGGAGCAGCAGAAGAAGATCAAGAAAATGCAAGAGACCATCAAGCGTTTGAAAGAATGGGGCAATCGTTCTAACCCACCGAATGAGGCCTTTCATCGGCGAGCGAAGAGTATGGAAAAGGCTCTTGCTCGGATCGAAAGGATCGAGCGACCCCGCTTAGAACAGGAGAAAATGGGGCTTACCTTTCAGAAAACAGATCGTAGTGGTCAGGATGTGATTTGGGTAGAGAATCTAACGAAGCGAATGGATGAGAAGGTTTTATTTGATCAAGCTCATCTGAAAATCCGTTATGGGGAGCGTAAGGCATTACTTGGGCCTAATGGGAGTGGTAAAACCACCTTGATCAAAATGCTTCTTAAAGAAATTGAGCCGGATGAAGGAATGATTCGACTTGGATCGAGCGTGAAGGTGGGTTACTTATCGCAACAAGCCATAGAGGGCGAGCCAAATCGTACCGTTCTCGACGTCTTCCATGAAGTAGTTCCACTTCCAGAGGGAGAAGCGCGGAATCGCTTAGCACAGTTCATGTTTTATGGTGCCAATGTCTTTAAGAAGGTGGGTAACTTAAGCGGTGGTGAACGGATGCGACTCCGTTTAGCTCAGTTGATGGATCAGGAGATCAATCTGCTTATTCTTGATGAGCCAACCAATCACCTCGACATTCCCGCCCGCGAAACCTTAGAAGAAGCGCTAGAGCAATACCGAGGTACATTGCTCATTGTCTCCCATGATCGTTACTTCCTTCAGAAGGTAGTAGATGGAGTCGTCTGGATTGAAGATCAGCAGCTTCTCCATGACCTTGGATCGTATGAAGAAGCACGGGTAAAACAAATTGAACGAAGGAAGTTATCGCCCTCCTCTTTGTGA
- a CDS encoding SDR family oxidoreductase: MILVTGATGHIGNTLVRALIQRNEKVRALILPDEDPISLRGLPVELVRGDVTDYSSLYAACEGIKIVYHIAGIISIGIGKRRLLQHVNVEGSRNVIRACKEQQVKRLIYTSSIHAFTELPDGQVITETKEFHPEQVVGNYAKSKAMATNLMLEAAQEGLDVVILHPTGVIGPYEFTPSHMGQLIRDFMNGKLYAYINGGYDFVDVRDIVEGLILACEKGRSGENYILSGQQITIQQILLYLEEITGIKAPTVRFPIWLAQATALLSELYYKLLRQKPLYTAYSIHTLRSNSQTTHEKATRELGYAPRPIQETLRDTVAWIKRQEVRGGFTHNEDIS, from the coding sequence ATGATACTTGTCACTGGGGCTACGGGGCATATCGGAAACACATTGGTTCGTGCATTGATTCAACGCAATGAAAAAGTTCGCGCCCTCATCTTGCCTGATGAAGATCCTATTTCCTTGCGTGGTCTTCCTGTAGAACTCGTTCGAGGCGACGTGACGGATTATTCTTCACTGTATGCTGCTTGTGAAGGAATAAAGATCGTCTATCATATTGCTGGAATTATCTCCATTGGCATTGGGAAGCGCCGTTTATTACAGCATGTCAATGTTGAAGGTTCGAGGAATGTAATTCGCGCATGCAAAGAGCAACAGGTGAAGCGGCTGATTTATACTAGTTCCATTCATGCCTTTACAGAATTACCTGATGGGCAAGTGATCACTGAAACGAAGGAATTCCATCCTGAGCAAGTGGTAGGAAATTATGCAAAGAGCAAAGCAATGGCCACCAATTTGATGCTGGAAGCAGCTCAAGAGGGCTTGGATGTGGTGATACTTCATCCAACAGGCGTTATTGGACCCTATGAGTTCACACCGTCCCATATGGGTCAATTAATACGTGATTTTATGAATGGAAAGTTATATGCATACATCAATGGTGGCTATGATTTTGTAGATGTACGGGATATCGTAGAAGGTTTAATTTTAGCTTGTGAAAAGGGACGTTCTGGAGAAAACTATATTTTATCTGGCCAACAGATCACCATTCAGCAAATTCTCCTCTACCTAGAAGAGATTACTGGAATCAAAGCTCCAACGGTCCGATTTCCTATCTGGCTAGCGCAAGCAACGGCCTTGCTATCTGAGCTATACTATAAACTATTACGACAAAAACCGCTCTATACAGCCTATTCCATACACACATTAAGAAGTAACTCACAAACCACTCATGAGAAGGCTACGAGGGAGCTTGGATATGCACCTCGTCCCATTCAAGAGACCCTTCGTGATACAGTGGCATGGATCAAAAGACAAGAGGTTAGGGGAGGCTTTACACATAATGAGGATATTTCATGA
- a CDS encoding CvfB family protein, translating into MRIFHELHPGTVVTLEVVREAPFGYFLSDGESDVLLHRLEMKGEVEIGQKVEVYLYQDKMGRLAATMSIPTIQQGTYGWAKVENVKHNLGAFVDIGISKGILVTKDDLPKFKEIWPQPDDLLYITVKEDEHGRLFGRLATEEVIQGLMKPAPAKLHQTEIQGRVYRLLKTGTFLITEEGYRCFIHESERREEPRLGQLVTGRVIMVKDDGTLNVSLLPKKLDKMDQDSNIIFTYLELHHGAMPYGDKSDPDEIQQKFKMSKASFKRALGRLMKEGKIEQKEGWTYLKRK; encoded by the coding sequence ATGAGGATATTTCATGAATTACATCCAGGAACCGTAGTAACACTAGAAGTAGTACGGGAAGCACCCTTTGGTTATTTTCTATCAGATGGTGAAAGTGATGTTCTATTACATCGTCTTGAGATGAAGGGCGAGGTGGAAATCGGTCAGAAGGTCGAGGTTTACTTGTACCAGGATAAAATGGGGCGATTAGCTGCTACCATGAGTATTCCAACTATTCAACAAGGTACCTATGGCTGGGCGAAGGTGGAAAATGTAAAACATAACCTCGGTGCATTCGTTGATATTGGAATCTCCAAAGGAATCCTTGTCACGAAGGATGACCTTCCGAAGTTTAAAGAGATCTGGCCACAGCCAGATGATCTATTATATATTACGGTGAAAGAGGATGAGCACGGACGGCTATTCGGCCGCTTGGCAACGGAAGAAGTGATTCAGGGTCTTATGAAACCAGCACCTGCTAAGCTCCACCAAACGGAGATTCAAGGTCGTGTTTATCGCTTACTCAAAACAGGTACCTTCCTTATCACCGAGGAGGGCTATCGTTGTTTCATTCATGAATCAGAACGACGAGAAGAGCCACGACTGGGTCAGCTCGTCACAGGAAGGGTTATCATGGTGAAGGATGACGGTACACTCAATGTATCGTTACTGCCAAAGAAACTGGACAAAATGGACCAGGATTCGAACATTATCTTTACTTATCTAGAGCTTCATCATGGGGCGATGCCTTATGGAGACAAGAGTGATCCAGATGAGATTCAACAGAAATTTAAGATGAGTAAGGCTTCTTTTAAACGGGCATTAGGGAGATTAATGAAAGAAGGCAAGATCGAGCAGAAGGAAGGCTGGACTTACCTAAAGCGAAAATAA
- a CDS encoding DedA family protein, with protein sequence MPFYLQELVFQYGYLILYASLALGILGLPVPDEVLLTFVGYVATEGLLSYPTSILVGFAGAMTGMSLSYYIGKKLGRPLLWNKGRLFKLTPKRLAKVEDWFHRFGLWTVSLGYFIPGFRHIPCYLSGISAVQFRKYIRFAGIGALIWCAFFITIGFVLGNTIDFDSPILPQIFHH encoded by the coding sequence ATGCCTTTCTATTTACAGGAATTAGTTTTTCAATACGGTTATTTGATACTCTATGCTTCGTTAGCTTTGGGTATCTTAGGCTTACCAGTACCTGATGAGGTCCTATTAACCTTTGTGGGTTATGTGGCTACTGAAGGGTTACTTTCCTATCCCACCTCCATATTAGTGGGCTTTGCAGGTGCGATGACAGGGATGTCGCTCAGCTATTACATTGGAAAGAAGCTTGGAAGACCACTACTCTGGAATAAAGGTAGATTGTTTAAGCTAACACCGAAGCGTTTAGCCAAGGTAGAAGACTGGTTCCACCGCTTTGGTTTATGGACCGTCTCCCTTGGCTACTTCATTCCAGGATTCCGTCACATTCCTTGTTATTTATCTGGCATTAGTGCTGTGCAGTTTAGAAAATATATCCGTTTCGCTGGTATCGGCGCCTTAATTTGGTGTGCCTTCTTTATTACCATCGGCTTTGTATTGGGGAATACCATTGATTTTGATAGTCCCATCTTACCACAAATATTCCATCATTAA